One Pyrenophora tritici-repentis strain M4 chromosome 5, whole genome shotgun sequence DNA window includes the following coding sequences:
- a CDS encoding Acs, Acyl-coenzyme A synthetase-AMP-(fatty) acid ligase, whose protein sequence is MASDAQDITHIESLNDPNEFWTRQAKQLTWHKAPTTALRMTRKQLKCGNSHASWTWFPDGKISTSYNCVDRHVDAGNGDKTAIIWDSPVSRSKQKITYAELQEEVAIMAGVLREEGVQKGDVVVIYMPMIPAALIGILATIRLGAIHAVVFGGFSSTSLAQRIEASHPKAILTASCGIEGVKGPLPYQTLVQAAIAQCDFKPQRTIIWQRAESSWDDICEVDGERSWQCLVQNAKVHGISAENVPINSHEGLYIIYTSGTTGQPKGVLREAGGHAVGLNLSIRHMFGVQGPGDVMFAASDIGWALGHSYILYAPLLAGATTVLFEGKPVGTPDAGTFWRIVEEYRVTSMFMAPTALRAIRQADPQNSLFKARGVVGGLKHLRALFLAGERSEPSLINMYTELLATYCAPGASVIDNWWSTESGSPITGIPLMPAAGMFYELESTKIPSKTIPIKPGSAGKPAPGFDVRIVDDAGNELPRGSMGNIVLGLPLGPTGLTTLWQDEVSFYHSYLERFNGQWMDTGDAGIIDSDGYVHVMCRNDDFIKVAAHRLSTGAMEQSISSHPAITEACVVPLLDHIKGHVPIAFIAIERHSTTPPDLLEDLNQRLRLSIGPIAKLGGYIASPGIIPKTRSGKMLRRVLREILENATAGEFEKEIDVPATVEDSGAVGKAKMAVREFFIMEENSKLHSNGFLVQEESAKQ, encoded by the coding sequence ATGGCCTCAGATGCCCAAGACATAACCCATATAGAGTCCCTCAACGACCCTAATGAATTCTGGACACGCCAAGCGAAACAGTTAACATGGCACAAGGCTCCTACCACTGCTTTGCGAATGAcgagaaagcagctgaagTGCGGCAACTCACACGCATCATGGACCTGGTTCCCAGACGGCAAGATATCGACCTCCTATAACTGTGTCGATCGACATGTCGATGCAGGCAACGGCGATAAGACAGCCATCATCTGGGACTCACCAGTCTCCCGCAGTAAACAGAAGATTACCTATGCTGAATTACAGGAGGAGGTCGCGATTATGGCGGGCGTGTTACGAGAAGAGGGCGTTCAAAAGGGCGATGTCGTGGTGATCTACATGCCAATGATTCCAGCCGCATTAATTGGGATTCTGGCTACGATACGACTAGGTGCAATCCACGCTGTTGTCTTTGGTGGTTTCTCATCCACGAGTCTGGCGCAGAGGATCGAAGCTTCGCATCCGAAGGCTATCCTCACTGCAAGCTGTGGTATCGAGGGAGTCAAAGGCCCGCTTCCATACCAAACACTAGTTCAAGCTGCGATTGCGCAGTGCGATTTCAAGCCCCAAAGGACCATAATATGGCAACGGGCAGAGAGTAGCTGGGATGATATATGCGAAGTCGACGGAGAGCGAAGTTGGCAGTGTCTAGTTCAGAACGCAAAAGTACACGGCATTAGCGCAGAGAATGTGCCTATAAATAGTCATGAAGGGCTGTATATTATATACACAAGCGGCACTACCGGTCAGCCAAAGGGTGTTTTGAGAGAAGCAGGTGGGCATGCAGTAGGATTGAACTTAAGCATACGTCATATGTTTGGTGTACAGGGGCCTGGAGACGTTATGTTTGCTGCTAGCGATATTGGATGGGCTCTTGGACACAGCTACATCCTATATGCGCCACTGCTAGCTGGTGCAACAACGGTACTATTTGAAGGTAAGCCAGTCGGAACACCGGACGCTGGGACTTTCTGGCGCATTGTCGAGGAGTACCGGGTCACTTCGATGTTCATGGCACCGACCGCGCTGCGGGCAATCCGCCAAGCGGATCCTCAAAACTCGCTCTTTAAAGCGCGTGGTGTAGTAGGAGGGCTGAAGCATCTTCGCGCACTTTTCTTAGCGGGCGAGAGGAGCGAGCCGAGCTTAATTAACATGTACACAGAGCTGCTGGCGACATATTGTGCACCAGGGGCCTCAGTTATTGATAATTGGTGGTCGACCGAGTCCGGATCGCCTATCACTGGAATTCCTCTGATGCCAGCAGCTGGCATGTTTTACGAGCTTGAAAGCACCAAGATCCCCAGCAAGACGATCCCGATCAAGCCCGGTAGTGCAGGCAAACCAGCTCCAGGCTTTGACGTTCGCATCGTCGACGACGCCGGGAATGAGCTGCCGCGAGGAAGCATGGGCAACATTGTCCTTGGCCTCCCGCTTGGCCCGACTGGTCTCACCACCCTCTGGCAGGACGAGGTGTCTTTCTACCATAGTTACCTCGAACGGTTCAATGGACAGTGGATGGACACAGGAGATGCAGGCATCATTGACTCAGACGGCTATGTGCACGTAATGTGCCGCAACGACGACTTCATCAAAGTCGCGGCGCACCGCCTGTCTACTGGCGCCATGGAGCAATCCATCTCTTCACACCCTGCCATCACGGAAGCATGTGTTGTGCCTCTCTTGGATCACATTAAAGGGCATGTGCCAATTGCATTCATTGCCATTGAACGTCACAGTACAACACCTCCTGATCTGCTCGAGGATCTTAATCAGCGTCTTCGGCTTTCAATCGGACCGATTGCTAAGCTAGGTGGCTATATTGCTAGTCCTGGCATTATTCCAAAAACCCGTTCAGGCAAGATGTTGCGACGGGTACTAAGGGAGATCTTAGAGAATGCTACTGCCGGCGAGTTTGAGAAAGAGATCGACGTTCCTGCAACGGTTGAGGATTCTGGCGCTGTGGGAAAAGCAAAGATGGCTGTCAGAGAGTTCTTCATTATGGAAGAAAACTCGAAGTTGCATAGCAACGGCTTTTTAGTGCAGGAAGAATCTGCTAAACAGTAA
- a CDS encoding bZIP-2 multi-domain protein: MNVITPGEMSEDTIDYLDGAFPDLQQHTANNMQEELVKDNLWIDPSPSDFLSTTTVISPSNESISDLGGPIEWINASTDIYGPIDTVQTGLESDFQTIQTANTMPTSSRFQMINSRVEGSSLRSQNDVKLVEHSMQPSKEVKQLREKYHGKYKERNRQAAAKSRRKHEDLVSLLEAEQRDEQRRREIIELQLSNLKLEVSQLREELRLHIQLSGYIRAKC; this comes from the exons ATGAACGTTATCACACCTGGCGAAAT GTCCGAGGACACAATAGACTACTTAGATGGCGCTTTTCCCGATCTACAGCAGCACACGGCCAACAACATGCAAGAAGAGTTGGTGAAAGATAACCTATGGATCGACCCTAGCCCATCAGATTTCTTATCTACTACCACGGTCATTTCTCCTTCCAATGAATCTATCTCCGACTTGGGTGGTCCCATCGAATGGATAAACGCGTCTACTGATATATATGGTCCGATCGACACAGTTCAGACTGGCCTAGAATCAGACTTTCAAACGATACAAACTGCCAATACTATGCCAACCAGTAGCAGGTTTCAAATGATAAATTCACGGGTGGAGGGCTCCTCGCTGAGATCACAGAATGATGTTAAGCTGGTTGAGCATTCCATGCAACCCAGCAAGGAGGTGAAGCAATTACGTGAGAAGTACCATGGTAAATACAAAGAGCGAAATCGCCAAGCGGCCGCTAAGTCGCGTCGAAAGCATGAGGATCTTGTCAGTCTCCTTGAGGCAGAGCAGCGTGATGAACAGCGGAGACGGGAAATCATCGAACTCCAACTCTCGAATCTGAAATTGGAAGTTAGCCAACTTCGGGAGGAATTAAGGCTTCATATTCAGCTATCAGGTTACATTCGTGCGAAATGTTAG
- a CDS encoding DDE-1 multi-domain protein — MPKVNKGRSVYKEEVVALQKHAEALRLLYQPNIKSYATTHNLPYQRLRRAYLGLSNRCNRAKPPALYRLNESQDFALERYLNAIDNIGFGIHRGLVEQQANSLLEDAYTGLDEVAPKFGKLWARRWLARHPKYRRVKAKSIEVQRKLAQEPATLLDWYTRLKDLIEERGILPEDIYNMDETGCRIGVAKEQYLYTKNGRTVFIHNANNRELITLVECIRATGEVIPPLIIVKAATVMEHWIVVTVHGVRTS; from the coding sequence ATGCCTAAGGTCAATAAGGGAAGGTCTGTATATAAAGAAGAGGTGGTGGCGTTGCAAAAGCACGCTGAAGCGTTACGCCTACTCTATCAACCTAACATTAAAAGCTATGCAACTACCCATAACTTGCCATATCAGCGCCTGCGACGCGCCTATCTTGGACTTTCGAATCGCTGCAATCGCGCTAAGCCACCTGCTTTATACCGGCTTAATGAGTCTCAAGATTTCGCTCTTGAGCGGTACCTTAATGCTATCGATAATATTGGCTTTGGTATTCATCGTGGACTAGTTGAGCAGCAAGCAAACTCACTCCTTGAGGATGCGTACACAGGACTAGATGAAGTTGCTCCTAAGTTTGGCAAGCTTTGGGCACGACGATGGCTCGCAAGGCACCCAAAATATAGACGTGTAAAGGCAAAGTCAATTGAGGTACAGCGTAAGCTTGCCCAGGAGCCAGCAACGCTCCTTGACTGGTATACCAGGCTTAAAGACCTTATCGAAGAGCGCGGTATCTTGCCTGAAGATATAtataatatggatgagaCAGGCTGCCGCATTGGTGTTGCAAAAGAGCAGTACTTATACACCAAAAATGGACGTACGGTCTTTATCCACAACGCCAACAATCGCGAGCTTATTACGCTTGTTGAGTGTATCCGGGCTACAGGCGAGGTTATTCCACCTCTTATTATCGTCAAAGCTGCTACTGTGATGGAGCATTGGATTGTTGTGACGGTTCATGGGGTAAGGACATCCTAG